The stretch of DNA GTCCCTATCATCCCGAGGAGCAGGGCGGATATCATGACCCTTATTTCGCGCGACATCTCCTTCTGATGCACTGCCGAGAGAGGCAGGACGCGCAGCACCAGGGCGGATATCCTTGCCCCCTCGGCGAAGAAGACTACGAGGAATATCGCCACGAAGAGGAGGCCCAGGGCTATCGACGCGGTGGATGAGATGAACTGAGGCGAATACTGGTACAGGAAGTTGGCAACGGCCTTCAGCCCCTGGAGTATCGTCTCCCTGAGGTTGATCACCAGATTCTCGCCGCCGGGCAGAGTAGCTATCCAGGAATTGACCGCCCTGCCGGCCTCGTCCAGGAATGGGCCGAGATGACCCGCCTGAATCTGCTCCATGAGCCGAAGCGCAAAACCGACCATTTTGACCGAAAGCAAGGTAAGCACTAAGGCGATCGGGATCAGCACGATACAGAAACAGAGCAGGGTCGAAACGATCGCCGCCGCATAGTGCCGCTGTCCGAAAAGCCGATCGAGCTTGTGGTAAAAGGGATAGAAGACCGTCGCCACTATGGCGGCCACGAACGCCGGGCTCATGAGGGGCGAAGCCATATAGAGAAATGTG from bacterium encodes:
- a CDS encoding AI-2E family transporter: MTPKVTRAAFIVFFVILVVTFLYMASPLMSPAFVAAIVATVFYPFYHKLDRLFGQRHYAAAIVSTLLCFCIVLIPIALVLTLLSVKMVGFALRLMEQIQAGHLGPFLDEAGRAVNSWIATLPGGENLVINLRETILQGLKAVANFLYQYSPQFISSTASIALGLLFVAIFLVVFFAEGARISALVLRVLPLSAVHQKEMSREIRVMISALLLGMIGTALLQGLLIGVGFWVAGFSNVIMWGIIAILAAFIPIIGAAVCYIGATAVLAAMGRWDAAALFLLYGVVVVSSVDNVLKPLAMRGVVKVHPVLLFVALLGGVRAFGPIGVVFGPVLLALFLASLRIYQREFATAES